From a region of the Sulfoacidibacillus ferrooxidans genome:
- a CDS encoding O-sialoglycoprotein endopeptidase, whose product MSNYFGTHGDRQTAVLGIDTSNYTTSVCLVDQYGEIAFEARNVLTVNSGEHGLRQSEALYQHIVHLPDILQEMNSIRAHYELIGIGVSTKPRNHKESYMPVFRAGYLAAQSIGLGSLAPIIETSHQSGHIMAGLVTSHMDVLPTEAFLVLHLSGGTTDMLRVTKARCDFEVELLASSMDLHVGQYVDRIGVQLGLPFPAGKFLEKLASEWEDQSIPIIPSVVKAGAPSFSGPLTAAQRLQSQGIPDTAIAAAVQRSIASTIEKMIRQAFLLTGIKRILLVGGVASNMAIQNRLRQRFAMDPHGSGPLYFCDPHYASDNAFGVSHIALATISAK is encoded by the coding sequence ATGAGTAACTACTTTGGAACACATGGGGACAGGCAAACGGCTGTACTTGGCATTGATACAAGTAACTATACAACATCCGTTTGTCTTGTGGATCAATATGGAGAGATTGCCTTTGAGGCCAGAAACGTGTTAACCGTGAATAGTGGAGAACACGGTCTCAGGCAATCAGAGGCATTATATCAACATATTGTTCATTTACCTGATATTCTTCAAGAGATGAATTCCATCCGTGCACACTACGAACTGATTGGGATTGGAGTTAGTACAAAACCTCGCAATCACAAAGAGTCGTACATGCCTGTTTTTCGAGCAGGATATTTGGCAGCACAAAGTATTGGACTTGGTTCTTTAGCACCCATTATCGAAACATCTCATCAGTCTGGTCACATTATGGCAGGCTTGGTCACTTCGCATATGGATGTATTACCTACAGAAGCTTTTTTGGTTCTTCACCTTTCTGGAGGCACGACTGATATGTTGCGTGTTACCAAAGCAAGATGTGATTTTGAAGTCGAGTTGCTAGCTTCTAGTATGGATCTTCATGTTGGTCAATATGTGGATCGGATAGGTGTTCAACTCGGGTTGCCTTTTCCTGCGGGGAAGTTTCTTGAAAAATTAGCGAGCGAGTGGGAAGATCAATCCATACCTATAATTCCTTCAGTAGTAAAAGCGGGTGCACCGAGTTTTTCAGGTCCTTTGACGGCAGCGCAACGCCTCCAAAGTCAGGGAATACCAGATACCGCCATTGCTGCAGCTGTTCAAAGATCCATTGCGTCAACAATTGAAAAAATGATTCGTCAAGCTTTTTTGTTGACTGGAATCAAACGGATTTTATTAGTAGGTGGAGTGGCTTCGAACATGGCCATACAAAACAGACTTCGTCAACGTTTTGCTATGGATCCTCATGGTAGTGGACCACTTTATTTTTGTGATCCACATTATGCATCAGACAATGCTTTTGGAGTGTCGCATATTGCTCTTGCTACCATTAGCGCTAAGTAA
- the dxs gene encoding 1-deoxy-D-xylulose-5-phosphate synthase, producing the protein MFLERVNDPADIKRLTIPELETLSIEIRDFLVQSITSTGGHFGANLGVVELTVALHYVFNSPVDRIVWDVGHQAYVHKILTGRKQDFPTLRQFHGLAGFPKRSESPHDFFGVGHASTSISAALGMAIARDLHKENHHVLAVIGDGAMTGGIAFEALNHAGHLKKRLLVVLNDNEMSISPNVGAISHYLTRLRTDPYYGKIKGELETLLKRIPAFGSRIANTAERFKDTLKYAMVPGMLFEEMGFSYFGPVPGHDIAQVIHLLRQAKEMDGPVILHVITQKGKGYPSAEAAPDKLHSIGGAVVKPKATAPSYTGVFGKTLVDLAKKDKRIVAVTAAMLNSGLNEFALEFPDRCFDVGIAEQHAATLCAGLSTAGMRPIFSVYSTFLQRAYDQVIHDICIQQLPVVIAIDRAGLVGPDGETHQGAFDAAFLRAIPNMTIMMPKDEGELRHMLYTAFTLSGPVAVRFAREDGIGVALDVPYEEIPVGKSEVIREGRDVALLALGPMVAVAENASLMLAERGISAQVVNMRFVKPIDEEALRNLALKNMPIVTIEEGTIKGGLGSAVLEYFALQKLQCSVYPIGLPDHFIEHGSRPELLHQVGLTSEHIAEVAITLVENQHGQKWVNRKTAGR; encoded by the coding sequence GTGTTTTTGGAGCGTGTGAATGATCCAGCAGATATAAAAAGGCTAACCATCCCGGAATTAGAGACGCTTTCAATAGAGATTCGGGACTTCTTAGTTCAAAGTATTACATCAACAGGTGGGCATTTTGGTGCGAATTTAGGGGTTGTTGAACTCACAGTTGCTCTGCATTATGTTTTTAATTCTCCGGTGGATCGAATCGTATGGGATGTCGGTCATCAAGCATATGTGCATAAAATTCTCACAGGAAGAAAACAAGATTTCCCAACTCTTAGGCAGTTTCATGGGCTGGCGGGGTTCCCTAAGCGATCTGAAAGTCCTCACGATTTTTTTGGTGTTGGTCATGCGAGTACTTCAATCTCTGCAGCATTAGGTATGGCTATTGCTCGTGATTTGCATAAAGAAAACCACCATGTTTTAGCTGTTATTGGCGATGGAGCGATGACAGGTGGTATTGCTTTTGAAGCGTTAAACCACGCGGGTCATCTGAAGAAGAGATTACTTGTCGTGCTCAATGATAACGAAATGTCTATTTCTCCAAATGTAGGAGCTATATCTCATTATTTAACGAGACTTCGTACGGATCCTTATTATGGAAAGATTAAAGGTGAACTAGAAACATTACTAAAACGCATACCTGCATTTGGATCTCGCATCGCTAATACAGCCGAGCGCTTTAAAGATACCTTGAAATATGCGATGGTGCCGGGAATGTTGTTTGAAGAAATGGGTTTTTCCTACTTTGGACCTGTACCTGGCCATGATATAGCACAGGTTATTCATTTGTTGAGGCAGGCAAAAGAAATGGATGGACCTGTTATCTTACATGTCATTACACAAAAAGGGAAGGGCTATCCGTCGGCTGAAGCTGCGCCAGATAAGCTTCACAGTATTGGTGGAGCGGTTGTAAAACCAAAGGCAACTGCTCCATCTTACACAGGCGTTTTTGGAAAAACGTTAGTGGATTTAGCTAAAAAAGATAAAAGAATAGTTGCTGTTACTGCTGCTATGCTTAATTCTGGTTTGAACGAGTTTGCATTAGAGTTCCCCGATCGTTGTTTTGATGTTGGAATTGCCGAACAGCATGCGGCTACACTTTGTGCAGGGCTTTCAACTGCTGGGATGAGGCCGATTTTCTCAGTCTATAGCACATTTTTACAGAGAGCGTACGATCAAGTGATTCATGATATTTGTATACAGCAATTACCTGTCGTCATTGCTATAGATCGCGCTGGTCTAGTGGGTCCTGATGGTGAAACACATCAAGGGGCATTTGATGCAGCATTTTTGCGTGCGATTCCTAATATGACGATTATGATGCCAAAAGATGAAGGCGAATTGCGCCACATGCTTTATACAGCGTTTACTCTATCAGGTCCTGTCGCTGTTCGATTTGCGCGTGAGGATGGCATTGGAGTTGCACTTGATGTTCCATATGAAGAGATTCCTGTGGGTAAATCTGAGGTGATTCGCGAAGGTAGAGATGTAGCTTTACTGGCACTTGGACCTATGGTAGCAGTTGCTGAAAATGCATCGCTTATGCTTGCAGAGCGGGGCATATCGGCTCAAGTAGTCAATATGCGCTTTGTTAAGCCTATCGATGAGGAAGCACTGCGCAATCTGGCTCTTAAAAACATGCCAATTGTAACTATTGAAGAGGGTACCATAAAAGGTGGTCTTGGATCGGCTGTGTTAGAATATTTTGCTTTACAGAAATTGCAATGTTCGGTGTACCCTATTGGTTTGCCAGATCATTTCATTGAACATGGAAGTCGTCCCGAATTATTACATCAAGTTGGGTTAACGTCAGAACATATTGCAGAAGTTGCAATCACGTTGGTGGAGAATCAGCACGGTCAAAAATGGGTTAACCGCAAAACGGCTGGTCGCTGA
- the nusB gene encoding transcription antitermination factor NusB, with amino-acid sequence MSRHRARERALQTLFQLDINDLDQEQAVQYTQTVLTETLGERSINMKYFRELVSGVLDHITYIDSILNRYSQEWEVSRMPGVDRSILRVALYELLFQEDMPPAVVIDEAVSLCKTYGTERSYKFVNGVLSGILGDLSGLRERRLETL; translated from the coding sequence GTGAGTCGTCACAGAGCAAGAGAAAGAGCGTTACAGACATTATTTCAGCTAGATATTAATGATTTAGACCAAGAACAGGCCGTTCAATATACTCAAACTGTCCTTACGGAAACGCTCGGTGAGCGTTCCATTAATATGAAATATTTTCGTGAACTTGTTTCAGGGGTATTGGATCATATAACGTATATTGACTCCATTTTAAACCGCTATAGTCAGGAATGGGAAGTATCAAGAATGCCTGGTGTAGATCGGTCAATTTTGCGTGTCGCTCTATATGAACTTTTGTTTCAAGAGGACATGCCACCTGCTGTAGTGATTGACGAAGCTGTCTCTTTGTGTAAAACATATGGTACGGAGCGTTCTTACAAATTTGTAAATGGTGTTTTATCAGGTATACTTGGCGATTTATCTGGACTACGCGAGCGGCGCTTAGAGACTTTATGA
- the xseA gene encoding exodeoxyribonuclease VII large subunit codes for MQWEVRSIETVYTVYEATTILKRVIQSSPDLSQIFIRGEISNVSRPVSGHLYFTLKDDRARLRVVMFASRAKLLQFQMRDGMNIIVQGSIDVFERLGDYQFYAENAQPDGLGALYLAFEQLKERLDKEGLFSPQRKRPLPVYPKRIALVTSATGAAVRDMIITLSRRYPIARVYVIPVAVQGEDAPKQIAKGIELVDHYNLADVIIVGRGGGSLEELFAFNSEIVARAIAATQLPIISAVGHETDVTIADFVADVRAATPTAAAELVAPDIRELHSRIDMFEQSMQTRISMHIGRLQQRVDYLAEHRMLKDPMRMVSVLHERIDRLEPRLRLSLRDTVERGIKITTQLELRMARCSPNGQVSLMRVRLDTLQERQLRAIQKRLEIADQTINRLISSLELLSPLAVLKRGYAVTYRAAEHGVITSVGQVQPGESLHIKFIDGWLDCQVWGVYEDDETSK; via the coding sequence ATGCAATGGGAGGTTAGGTCGATCGAGACTGTCTATACAGTATATGAAGCTACCACGATATTGAAACGGGTCATACAGTCGAGTCCCGACTTATCTCAGATATTCATACGTGGTGAGATATCCAATGTTAGTCGTCCAGTTAGCGGCCATCTATACTTTACATTGAAAGATGATCGTGCACGTTTGCGTGTCGTGATGTTTGCTAGTCGTGCGAAACTATTACAATTTCAAATGCGCGATGGTATGAATATCATTGTACAAGGTAGTATTGATGTATTTGAACGACTAGGTGATTATCAATTTTATGCAGAAAATGCTCAACCAGATGGGTTAGGTGCATTATACCTTGCATTTGAACAGCTAAAAGAACGTCTTGATAAAGAGGGACTTTTTTCTCCTCAACGAAAACGTCCCTTACCTGTATACCCAAAACGCATAGCGCTTGTGACATCTGCAACTGGTGCTGCCGTAAGAGATATGATCATCACATTGTCAAGACGATATCCAATTGCGCGTGTTTATGTGATTCCAGTTGCTGTTCAAGGTGAAGATGCACCCAAACAAATTGCTAAAGGCATTGAATTGGTTGATCACTACAATTTAGCAGATGTTATCATTGTTGGAAGAGGCGGCGGATCTTTAGAGGAGTTATTTGCATTTAATTCTGAAATTGTAGCAAGGGCTATCGCTGCTACTCAACTGCCTATTATTTCAGCAGTTGGTCATGAAACAGATGTAACGATTGCGGATTTTGTAGCAGATGTTCGTGCAGCAACACCGACTGCCGCAGCTGAACTTGTAGCACCAGATATACGTGAGCTTCATTCGCGAATTGATATGTTTGAACAGAGTATGCAGACCAGAATATCTATGCATATTGGGCGATTACAGCAGCGAGTTGATTATTTAGCTGAACATCGCATGTTAAAAGATCCTATGCGAATGGTATCCGTGTTACATGAACGAATTGATCGACTAGAACCTCGTTTACGCTTATCGCTCCGCGACACAGTTGAACGAGGGATAAAAATTACAACACAACTTGAATTGCGAATGGCTCGTTGTTCTCCGAATGGACAAGTGTCACTGATGCGTGTACGATTAGATACTTTGCAAGAACGTCAACTTCGGGCTATACAAAAACGGTTAGAAATTGCCGATCAAACCATTAATCGCTTGATTTCTTCACTTGAATTACTCAGTCCACTAGCGGTATTAAAACGAGGGTATGCTGTGACTTATCGCGCGGCAGAACATGGCGTAATTACAAGTGTAGGTCAAGTTCAACCCGGGGAATCTCTGCATATAAAATTCATTGACGGCTGGCTTGATTGTCAGGTCTGGGGGGTGTACGAAGATGACGAAACTTCAAAGTGA
- the folD gene encoding bifunctional methylenetetrahydrofolate dehydrogenase/methenyltetrahydrofolate cyclohydrolase FolD: MAQLIDGKQWALVSREETAKTVSDLKTNGFTPGLVVILLGEHPASMSYVKGKDKAATAVGIHSELIQLPTSTTEAALLQLIERLNHDDRYHGILVQLPLPQHMNEETVIRAISPQKDVDGFHPLNVGALTSGLPGFIPCTPLGVMKLLAYEGISVEGKNAVVIGRSNIVGKPMAQLLLRANATVTICHSKTHNLASFTREADLLIAAIGRPNFITGDIVKPGATVIDVGINRVDGKLCGDVEFSTVDHVAGFLTPVPGGVGPMTIAMLLHNTVEAAMLMANMDTDKAL; this comes from the coding sequence TTGGCGCAGTTGATCGACGGCAAGCAGTGGGCTTTAGTTAGTCGGGAAGAGACAGCGAAAACCGTTTCTGACTTAAAAACAAATGGGTTTACACCTGGGTTAGTCGTAATTTTGCTTGGAGAACACCCTGCTTCAATGAGTTACGTCAAAGGTAAAGATAAAGCGGCGACAGCTGTTGGAATCCATTCGGAGTTAATTCAACTTCCAACAAGTACAACAGAAGCTGCTCTTTTGCAATTGATTGAACGTTTAAACCACGATGATCGTTATCACGGTATTCTTGTACAGTTGCCGTTGCCACAGCATATGAATGAAGAAACGGTGATTCGGGCGATTTCACCGCAAAAAGACGTAGACGGTTTTCATCCACTCAATGTGGGTGCACTGACGTCTGGACTTCCTGGTTTTATACCATGTACTCCACTAGGTGTGATGAAGCTGCTGGCATATGAGGGGATATCTGTTGAAGGAAAAAATGCTGTTGTGATTGGTCGTTCTAATATTGTAGGTAAACCGATGGCACAACTTTTATTGCGCGCCAATGCGACTGTGACTATTTGTCATTCTAAAACGCATAATTTGGCTTCTTTTACACGCGAGGCTGATCTTTTAATTGCAGCTATTGGCCGGCCCAATTTTATTACAGGTGACATAGTGAAGCCTGGGGCAACAGTTATTGATGTAGGGATTAACCGTGTTGATGGTAAGCTTTGCGGTGATGTAGAGTTTTCAACAGTGGATCATGTCGCGGGCTTTCTAACACCTGTCCCTGGTGGTGTTGGTCCTATGACGATTGCCATGCTGCTACATAACACAGTAGAGGCAGCCATGTTGATGGCTAACATGGATACAGACAAAGCATTGTAA
- a CDS encoding DUF1657 domain-containing protein: MTVGVKMQQTIASAEGVAANLKQFALDTQDKQAQQMFNQLAQTVDSCVTTMQSRLNYIQQQEPQYRQ; this comes from the coding sequence ATGACAGTAGGCGTGAAAATGCAACAAACGATTGCATCAGCAGAGGGCGTTGCAGCGAATTTAAAGCAATTTGCCCTGGACACACAAGATAAACAAGCGCAACAAATGTTTAATCAACTCGCACAGACAGTTGATAGTTGTGTGACGACGATGCAGTCGCGGTTAAATTATATTCAACAACAGGAACCACAGTATCGTCAGTAA
- a CDS encoding NAD(+)/NADH kinase → MPKTIGLVVNLTKPKATEIAKQLIVAIHGCKGQVYIEQEAAIAMGMEQFSLPSGSFQGIVDLIFVLGGDGTLLGAARHFSCYEIPMLGINIGHLGFLSEAEPKDLDDSVQRVLNGDFYLEHRMMIETSVMRSGTCVHRSVGLNDVGIGKGSFARMIQVGIYVDDQFYDEYFGDGLLISTPTGSTAYSLSCGGPIVVPNLQVMVLTPICAHKLVVRPCVIGATQQIRVKVSARHSDFGLTVDGQVGFPLVSGDEVVISKAGCDTILIRWQERAFFSILQEKLRGE, encoded by the coding sequence ATGCCAAAAACGATTGGCCTTGTAGTAAATCTGACAAAACCAAAAGCTACAGAGATTGCAAAACAACTAATAGTGGCCATTCACGGATGTAAAGGTCAAGTTTACATTGAACAAGAAGCAGCTATAGCTATGGGCATGGAACAATTTTCACTTCCAAGTGGTTCATTTCAGGGTATAGTGGATCTCATCTTTGTACTTGGAGGAGATGGTACGTTACTTGGAGCAGCGAGACATTTTTCTTGTTATGAGATTCCAATGTTAGGTATTAATATTGGACACCTTGGGTTCTTGTCTGAAGCGGAACCAAAAGATTTGGATGATTCTGTACAACGTGTATTGAATGGTGATTTTTACCTTGAACATCGCATGATGATCGAAACGTCTGTGATGCGAAGTGGTACTTGTGTACATCGCAGTGTAGGACTGAATGACGTTGGTATTGGAAAAGGTTCATTTGCGCGCATGATTCAGGTGGGCATATACGTGGATGATCAGTTTTACGATGAGTACTTTGGGGATGGATTACTCATATCAACGCCAACTGGATCAACTGCTTACTCGCTCTCTTGTGGCGGTCCGATTGTCGTTCCTAATTTACAGGTTATGGTCTTAACGCCCATTTGCGCTCATAAGCTAGTCGTTCGACCATGTGTCATAGGTGCAACACAGCAAATTCGGGTAAAAGTGAGTGCACGCCATAGTGATTTTGGTCTTACTGTTGATGGACAAGTAGGGTTTCCTTTGGTTAGTGGCGATGAAGTCGTCATTTCCAAAGCAGGGTGTGATACGATATTAATTAGATGGCAAGAACGAGCTTTTTTTTCTATACTGCAAGAAAAACTTAGAGGAGAATGA
- a CDS encoding polyprenyl synthetase family protein has translation MTSFNYDEYYKNLGDSVNKTMDKYLTPDPNFPELLNEVIRYSVFAGGKRLRPVLLLATLEAFGIESTPLLPAAAALEFLHTYSLIHDDLPAMDNDDYRRGKLTSHKRFGEAAAILAGDGLLALAFRAIVDCLIEPDLLILMIKELAEASGVRGMVAGQMADMYYEHKTVTPDMLEFIHEHKTAAMIAAPLRMGAIAASASDESIALLTEFGYSIGLAFQVMDDLLDVIGNDQELGKRSRVDEERGKATYVSVYGIEESKKLVDKQTAHAISLIQHVKELEHPEYLIGIAKYLSKRSQ, from the coding sequence ATGACTAGCTTTAACTACGATGAATACTATAAAAACTTAGGCGATTCCGTCAACAAAACGATGGACAAGTATCTGACTCCAGATCCTAATTTTCCTGAGCTATTGAATGAAGTTATCCGCTATAGTGTATTTGCAGGAGGTAAAAGGCTTCGTCCAGTACTTCTATTGGCTACATTAGAAGCATTTGGTATTGAAAGCACTCCATTATTACCTGCAGCTGCTGCTCTTGAATTTTTGCATACGTATTCTCTTATTCATGATGATCTTCCAGCGATGGACAATGATGATTATCGACGTGGCAAATTGACTAGTCATAAACGATTTGGTGAAGCTGCAGCTATTCTTGCGGGTGATGGGTTACTTGCACTTGCATTTAGAGCGATAGTGGATTGCTTGATTGAACCTGATTTACTTATACTTATGATCAAAGAACTTGCGGAAGCAAGTGGTGTAAGAGGTATGGTCGCCGGTCAAATGGCAGATATGTATTATGAGCATAAAACTGTAACGCCTGACATGTTGGAATTTATTCATGAACATAAAACAGCTGCTATGATTGCAGCACCTCTAAGAATGGGAGCCATTGCTGCATCTGCTAGTGATGAAAGCATTGCCCTTCTGACTGAGTTTGGCTATTCAATTGGACTAGCTTTTCAAGTAATGGATGATTTGCTTGATGTGATTGGTAACGATCAAGAGCTTGGAAAACGATCGAGAGTTGACGAAGAACGAGGCAAAGCTACCTATGTTTCCGTGTATGGAATTGAGGAGTCCAAAAAACTTGTTGATAAACAGACGGCGCACGCCATATCACTTATTCAACATGTGAAAGAATTAGAGCATCCAGAATATCTAATTGGTATTGCGAAGTATCTTTCTAAACGGAGTCAATGA
- a CDS encoding DUF2273 domain-containing protein: MELILRFAHKVAALQKRYLGVIAGIVFWLLILIVGFFPTLLLAVFMVIGYSIGKFIDDRSNVQELVHRLWQTDRFD; this comes from the coding sequence ATGGAACTGATCTTGCGGTTTGCTCACAAAGTAGCTGCGTTACAAAAGCGATATTTGGGAGTAATCGCTGGTATCGTTTTTTGGCTTCTCATTCTCATTGTTGGTTTTTTCCCTACTCTATTACTTGCGGTATTTATGGTAATTGGTTACTCGATTGGAAAGTTTATTGATGACCGATCGAATGTGCAAGAATTGGTTCACCGGTTATGGCAAACAGATCGTTTTGACTAG
- a CDS encoding NAD(P)/FAD-dependent oxidoreductase — MVAQSTLPVDEKVYDITIIGGGPTGLFTAFYAGIRNASTKIIDSLPQLGGQLAELYPEKFIYDVGGFPKIRAMDLVDQLIEQTSQYHPSVCLNEKVLHVTKGEDGIFKLETDHKVHLSRSVIVTAGIGAFSPKSLPAENVKKFEGNGIFYYVDDVKKYKDKKVVVVGGGDSAVDFALMLEGIASHVTLIHRRDQFRAHEENVKTLYASDVDVKTFYELKVVHGDDHITGVTIMENRTKETMDIEADLIIGSLGFTASLGPILEWGLEVEGNEIVVDTRMSTNIPGVYAAGDIVTYPGKVKLIATGFGEAPTAVNNAKTYLDPTSKLHPGHSSSRKE, encoded by the coding sequence TTGGTTGCACAATCGACATTACCTGTGGATGAAAAAGTATATGATATTACGATTATTGGTGGGGGCCCCACTGGACTTTTTACTGCATTTTATGCAGGTATACGAAATGCAAGCACTAAAATTATCGATAGTTTGCCACAACTTGGTGGTCAATTAGCAGAATTGTATCCCGAAAAATTTATTTATGATGTAGGTGGTTTTCCTAAAATTCGAGCGATGGATTTAGTGGATCAACTTATTGAACAAACTAGTCAATATCATCCATCAGTGTGTTTGAATGAGAAAGTCCTTCACGTTACCAAAGGTGAGGATGGGATTTTTAAACTAGAAACGGATCATAAAGTGCATTTATCTCGTTCGGTTATTGTTACAGCAGGGATTGGCGCTTTTTCACCAAAATCATTACCTGCAGAAAACGTTAAAAAATTCGAGGGTAATGGCATATTTTATTATGTGGATGATGTGAAAAAATATAAAGATAAGAAAGTTGTAGTCGTTGGTGGTGGCGATTCAGCTGTTGATTTTGCACTCATGCTTGAGGGAATTGCTTCTCATGTGACGCTCATTCATCGTAGGGATCAATTTCGTGCGCATGAAGAGAATGTCAAAACGCTGTATGCATCGGATGTTGATGTAAAAACATTTTACGAATTAAAGGTTGTTCACGGTGATGACCATATTACAGGAGTCACCATAATGGAAAATAGAACGAAGGAAACGATGGATATTGAAGCAGATTTAATTATTGGTAGCTTAGGTTTCACTGCATCACTAGGACCTATTCTGGAATGGGGTCTTGAGGTTGAGGGTAATGAAATTGTCGTTGATACGCGCATGAGTACCAATATTCCTGGAGTGTATGCTGCTGGCGACATCGTTACATATCCTGGTAAAGTAAAATTGATCGCAACTGGATTTGGAGAAGCACCTACTGCTGTCAATAACGCTAAGACTTATCTTGATCCAACGTCTAAACTTCATCCAGGTCATAGTAGTAGCCGCAAGGAGTAA
- a CDS encoding TlyA family RNA methyltransferase: MSKERVDVTLVARGLVASREQAKRLVMAGLVYSGTDRVDKPGTQVDDTIQLSVKGALHPYVSRGGLKLEKALQKFPVSLLGKVVIDIGASTGGFTDCALQHGASLVYAVDVGYGQLAWSLREDQRVKVMERINFRYVDIVQFSPLPTVAVMDVSFISIGKLLPKIAELLRPGNDVITLIKPQFEAGQEFVGKGGIVRDEHVHMTVIHRVIEQAKSHGFCVLGLDFSPIKGGEGNIEFLLWMQKIDVSGQDSLCHTNSFSVEKVVQHAHMSDFS; the protein is encoded by the coding sequence ATGTCAAAAGAACGAGTGGATGTTACTCTTGTGGCGCGTGGGTTGGTAGCTTCTCGTGAACAAGCGAAACGGTTAGTCATGGCAGGTCTTGTGTATAGTGGCACAGATCGCGTTGACAAACCTGGTACTCAGGTTGACGATACGATTCAGTTGTCAGTAAAGGGTGCTTTGCATCCTTATGTGAGTCGAGGAGGATTAAAGTTAGAAAAAGCTTTGCAGAAATTTCCTGTCTCTTTGTTGGGAAAGGTCGTTATTGACATTGGGGCATCCACAGGTGGGTTTACAGATTGTGCACTGCAACATGGTGCTTCACTTGTTTATGCGGTGGATGTAGGATATGGTCAATTAGCTTGGTCCCTTCGTGAAGACCAAAGAGTGAAGGTTATGGAGCGCATTAATTTTCGTTACGTAGATATTGTACAGTTTTCCCCTTTGCCAACGGTTGCTGTGATGGATGTTTCATTTATTTCCATTGGGAAATTATTACCTAAAATTGCTGAATTATTAAGACCGGGTAACGATGTCATCACCTTGATTAAACCACAATTTGAGGCCGGCCAAGAATTTGTGGGCAAGGGAGGCATTGTTCGTGATGAGCATGTTCATATGACGGTAATACATCGAGTCATTGAACAAGCTAAGTCACATGGTTTTTGTGTTCTTGGATTAGACTTCTCACCTATTAAAGGAGGAGAAGGAAACATTGAGTTTCTTTTATGGATGCAAAAAATTGATGTATCTGGGCAAGATAGCTTATGTCATACGAATTCATTTTCTGTAGAAAAAGTGGTTCAACATGCTCATATGAGCGATTTTTCTTAA
- the ahrC gene encoding transcriptional regulator AhrC/ArgR: MKGQRLLKIREIITGSVIETQEELVDALREAGFAVTQATISRDIKEMHLLKTPTSDGKYKYSLPTAPSSYQPDVKLHRLLNDVFVAIDYAENLVVMRTLPGNAHAVAVLFDTLDWPEILGTVAGDDTILLIARSVENASSIVWRIKSLL; this comes from the coding sequence TTGAAGGGTCAGCGTCTATTGAAAATCCGTGAAATTATTACAGGAAGTGTTATTGAAACGCAGGAGGAGCTAGTAGACGCATTGCGTGAGGCTGGTTTTGCAGTTACTCAGGCCACTATATCACGAGATATTAAAGAAATGCACTTGTTAAAGACGCCCACATCAGATGGTAAATACAAATATTCTTTACCTACAGCTCCCTCTTCCTATCAGCCGGATGTAAAGTTACACCGTTTGTTAAATGACGTGTTTGTTGCTATCGACTATGCCGAAAATTTAGTAGTTATGAGAACATTACCAGGTAATGCGCATGCAGTTGCTGTTTTATTTGACACGCTTGACTGGCCAGAGATATTAGGTACAGTAGCGGGGGATGATACTATTTTATTAATTGCGCGTTCAGTTGAAAATGCAAGTTCTATTGTTTGGCGCATTAAGTCATTACTATAG
- the xseB gene encoding exodeoxyribonuclease VII small subunit produces MTKLQSDDHIEEELSFEVAIGKLEETVRALEAGELSLDDAIAKFQLGMQLVRICRDRLQVAEHKVEKVLATEQGIEINPFAVDTRGMDVND; encoded by the coding sequence ATGACGAAACTTCAAAGTGATGATCATATTGAAGAGGAGCTTTCATTTGAAGTAGCCATTGGCAAACTAGAAGAAACGGTTCGTGCGTTAGAAGCAGGCGAGTTATCACTTGATGATGCCATTGCAAAATTTCAATTAGGCATGCAGTTAGTACGAATTTGCAGAGATAGATTGCAGGTCGCTGAACATAAGGTAGAAAAAGTTCTTGCTACTGAACAAGGTATAGAGATCAACCCTTTTGCTGTGGATACGAGAGGAATGGATGTAAATGACTAG